A region of the Lycium barbarum isolate Lr01 chromosome 1, ASM1917538v2, whole genome shotgun sequence genome:
gtttggatcggatttgaggaagttggtgtgatttttttttttaactcctaatgaagatgaagatgatgatgttgttgatgaagatgATGGAGAATTGGGCATGGGTTTTCGGATTCTCATACTAAAAATGGAGTATGAAAAATTgagagttgtttttttttttgaaaaagaagagtagatggatggaggaaggggggaaattaataaaaaaatgagGGGAAATTAAAGATGTGACAGGTGACCCAGGCGCGTGTGGACAAGCGCCTGTTAATAATTGGGGGTTGTCATATTGGACTgtcacatcagcaaaaaaggagcattttgatactgaaaaaatttATTCAGAAGGGTAATAGGACcaacgcaaaggttaggtgtgtagttgggattttgatcaaacgttaggggtattttgagtattttctcttaGGGTAATGAGCATTTCTCAAGTTATGGAATAATTCATTCGGGTGCAGGAGATTTCCAATATGATTGCACAATATGCCTTGAATTGAGCTTATCATAGCCAACCAAATTTATATGGTAAGTTGAGTATTATTCACCTGTATAATATTTAGATCAAAAGGTATAGTAATGGAGTAGTAATTATTTTGGAGAACAGTGAGGTCTCAATATTCAATTACTATATGCAAAGCTGTGTTATGTAGTACACATATCTAACCAAAAAAGTATTGCGGTGTTACAGAACGAGGTGCAGATCTATTGACTTACTTGAAACAATTGCTTGATAATAGTTAAGGACTATATTTTAACGGATATATTATTTCCAGTTGGAGAGCCAGAGAAGTTATATGTCCAAGCATAATCAAGAGTCAAGACTCAGGTACTGCTGTAAAGAAGCAAACACTTCCTCCGCATCTTTACCATTTTATGACATTTGCATAGATTTAAGATCTCATTAGCGAACTATTAATCCACGGCTCTCTAAGAATAATTTCCTTGCTCGTTAGGATAAAACTTTAATAGTAATCCACTAAACCAGGTTAATATCTTCTTCATTCTTTTTTGCTTTTGCCAGCCATTTTTCATCGTTTAACTCGGTGTTCGTCGATCATTTCTATAGTTTCTTTATATTTTTTGCTTCGACTTTGATTAGTAATGTAATACTATGTATTTTACTCATTCTGTTCTACTTAACGTATTCTCTTTCTTTCAAACTTTTTGCTGTTTGCATATTCAAAATGTAGCTTTGTACTTTTTGATAATACATGTCTGATTCCGTACTTAATTTGTATGCAGAATCTACATAATTTACTTGCCATTTAGATTTGGTTGTAATTGCTTGTGCTTATGTTGGTTTCATGCCGTCTTAGTGATTTAAAAGACAGTTTTGATTGCAGGAATAATCTCAACATTTGCAGTGATGAGGAGTGATGAAAGAGATGTAAATCTTGATTTTGATGAGATATTGAGGGAAAATTGTTGAATATATTTTTGGTTCTATATCAAAACGTCTGAAGTAATTGCAATCGTGATATGATATTAAGTATCAATTTTAATATTCAGTATAAAATTTCTATTTAAGTATACATCAGTGATGACGTTAAATTTAGTATTTTTAATAGTTATATTTAATAATTCATAAATTTATTGATTTTAAATGTATTATTATATCAAACAATAAGATaataatattttataattaatttcTTTTGATATAGGCCGCGTATCGCGCGGGTACGGATACTAGTCAATATACTAAAAtcactagcttatttattaaaacTTATATTAGAGGAAAACATagtttttgtaaattttcttttctttttcgacAAATGAAAACAAGACTTATCCTAAAATGTGACTCTATTTTTatagttttattttttttttaaataaaacttactAAAAATGATATAAAACTAAAATATTTAATGACgacctaaaagaaatatttaaacgcTAAAAAAGATGTAAAAACTTAATTTCCTTGCAAAATTAGGTGTTCACAAGATCTAGATCTGTCCCTTTCAAACTTTtagccactttttttttttttaatctttggcTTTTAACCTCACTTTCCCCATTTCTTTCCTCTGTTAAAAGCAACGAGCTTATTACTCTGAGGAACAATGACGAACTAGGGCCCAACGTTGATAGCGTTAGTGCTGTTCGTATTGTTAACTCTGGGCCTATTAATATTATTCCAGCTTTCTGACCGTGGAAAAGTTAACAGATTTTTATACAACTCATGCGAGTTGCTTGTTAAATTTATACATAAAAGAGTATTTTAATTACGTGGTATTTATGAAAGACTAAAATAGTCCAACCCCAAACATTAAGGGTCATTTTGGTCGCTATTACCATTACTGATTATTACTATTACTAGACGGCGTATGCCTGTGCGCAACACTTTAAATTATAgtatatctatgtgtatgtagttatatttggatagtgataatatatgtatattttatattgctaataaacatacataagtttgcgttgtttttatgcatatatatatatatatattatgttcaaaacacgattcatataacattatagtttgtgctccgtattaatgtttgttacgaatacaaaatttgcaaaaatttattaatactttttaaaagagaaaacttgtttaaaaggaaactatttttctctctttgagacaaaacaatagcaatatttaagtatcagttgatactttgaattttaattcgattattttaaaggtgtaaaatattctattgttaatgtatgtaaattggacctaaacaatgcttattattttttatcaaattttgatttggataattgtaattcaaattattaaattaattttacatgtttaaaatgaaacaaagtagaaatttgattttctatttaaatgaagaactactattttttaatttttggtgaatattcttggtttagctcattttgcTTGTCATGTTATATTTTGCaaggttttttaaggaaacgtcaattagaattataatttgactaatttaccttatttattatttgatctccgtttaatattatttttcttttacgacattaatctctttttacatttattagagtaagaataaaaatgaaaaagtaattaaattttctattattttaaaatataaatattttaagtatacacAAATGTTATTTGTTTATTAAGTGGAATTATGTGAGCCTGATAAAATAGTGAAAAGTAAAAGGAGTGTAAAAGTGACACATGACCAAACATAATTAATATCTGTCACTTGAGATGAATTATGTGAGCATGATAAAATAGTGAAAAGTAAAAGGAGTGTAAAAGTGACACATGGCCAAACATAATTAATATCTGCCTCTGTTGTGATACAATTTTTATGAACAGGGGCAAAATTGAAAAAATACGAATATATTTAATACTAAGCTACAGTAAGGTTCGACTTTTAACTAATGAAAATGACAAGTGCTTTGACCAAATTGCCCTTGATTAATGATCCACTTCTTCAACTCATATTTTTATatagtttaattttaaaaaagggaatttgtctattacaaattaaaaacTGGAAAAATGGAAGACATTGCACGAATTGtgcttcaaatgggctggtatttaatttttgtaaaattaattAAGAATGGACGACGAAAGAATGGAGGAACAATGACGAACTAGGGCCCAACGTTGATAGCGTTAGTGCTGTTCGTATTGTTAACTCTGGGCCTATTAATATTATTCCAGCTTTCTGACCGTGGAAAAGTTAACAGATTTTTATACAACTCATGCGAGTTGCTTGTTAAATTTATACATAGAAGAGTATTTTAATTACGTGGTATTTATGAAAGATTAAAATAGTCCAACCCCAAACATTAAGGGTCATTTTGGTCGCTATTACCATTAGTGATTAGTACTATTATTTTACAACAAGAACTTGGACCAAGAAATAAAAATGTAAAGCTAATCTAGAATGCAAAAATTAAATTAAAGAATAAAAGTTAAAAGATTGATAACAAAAAGTGACTGCTAGACCCGTCATGTACAGTCAGATCTGTCTCTTTCATTTCTTTTAAGaattaaataatatattttattataatatTTATATTAATTGATATATAATTGTATTGGAATTTGAAAGACGACTTGGACTGAGTAATAAATGATAAGAGTAAAATAGAGAAAATAAATTTTTATCTCTTAACATGCGAAAGTGacgaaagtgaataagtaaaactgaaaatctatttttgaaacgATGAATGAAATACCTTTTAGCCACTTTTTTCTGGATCTTTGCCTTTTTAACCTCACTTTTCCCCATTTCTTTTCTCTATTCAAAGCAACAAGCTAATTAATCTGAGGACTATCAATGGCAGATTGGGGCCCAGTGTTGATAGCGGTGGTGTTGTTCGTTTTGTTGACTCCAGGCCTATTATGTCAAATTCCTGGCCGTGGAAAAGTGGTTGAATTTGGAAACATGCAAACTAGCGGTGCTTCCATTTTGGTCCATACTGTAATTTATTTTGGGCTCATCACTATTTTCCTCCTTGCTGTTGGCGTCCATGTCTACATCGATTAAAGTAATTTTTACTTTTTACTTGTTGTAAGTTGTAATAAACTCTCTTCAGATTATTGTTTTTCCATTTTCGATTTACTAATATTTTATCAGATTGTATCAATTGGGTTAACTGTTATACTTTAAATGAAGTATGCACTAGTTCTCTAATTTTACC
Encoded here:
- the LOC132601939 gene encoding uncharacterized protein LOC132601939; protein product: MADWGPVLIAVVLFVLLTPGLLCQIPGRGKVVEFGNMQTSGASILVHTVIYFGLITIFLLAVGVHVYID